The following proteins are co-located in the Agromyces laixinhei genome:
- a CDS encoding DUF1254 domain-containing protein, translated as MSIEATTGAGLTKDEMAEEVARLSTPDRLSTPFGDFEFFDGVPEPNSVQTIFDGLDLVRGITAFLNTIPGASLVAMRHGLRIAGVDSPDKIAFTDPKCNSGALWLTPNTETTYGVAFLDLLAWGPTVIEAPPQALGVVDDFWFRYVADMGIAGPDKGAGGKYLFLPPGYDGERPDGYYTYESPTFTNFVVIRALGGVPSILQSRIYRLSDAAAPPENTFVNIADQVFNTIHSNDFSFFDEVAELVAEEPAAALDPERAGTLAALGIAHGVPFAPDEHRRGILDDAARIGAGMARANLYRPRNPESYRWDGSSWKEGFVGGSYEFLNDGARNLDARTLFHYAATVITPAMAHAQVGAGSAYIYTAQDADGALLDGAATYSLTIPPNPPAKNFWAFDLYDTQTRSLLQSTLYPALSSLGEGLQAEADGSYVLWFAPTAPEDKESNWIPTLPGKSWWPLLRLYGPLESWFDNTWRLPEIVRVSE; from the coding sequence ATGTCGATCGAAGCAACCACAGGGGCGGGGCTGACGAAGGACGAGATGGCCGAGGAGGTGGCCCGTCTCTCAACGCCCGACCGCTTGTCGACGCCGTTCGGTGACTTCGAGTTCTTCGACGGCGTGCCTGAGCCGAACTCGGTTCAGACGATCTTCGACGGACTCGATCTCGTCCGCGGCATCACTGCGTTCCTCAACACGATCCCGGGTGCGTCACTCGTCGCCATGCGGCACGGGCTGCGCATCGCCGGCGTCGACTCGCCCGACAAGATCGCGTTCACCGATCCGAAATGCAACTCCGGCGCTCTCTGGCTCACGCCGAACACCGAGACCACCTACGGCGTCGCCTTCCTCGATCTGCTGGCGTGGGGTCCGACGGTGATCGAGGCGCCCCCGCAGGCGCTCGGCGTCGTCGACGACTTCTGGTTCCGGTACGTCGCCGACATGGGCATCGCAGGCCCCGACAAGGGCGCCGGCGGCAAGTACCTCTTCCTGCCGCCGGGCTACGACGGCGAGCGGCCCGACGGGTACTACACCTACGAGAGCCCGACGTTCACGAACTTCGTCGTGATCCGCGCCTTGGGCGGCGTGCCATCCATCTTGCAGTCCCGTATCTACCGATTGAGTGACGCCGCGGCCCCGCCGGAGAACACGTTCGTGAACATCGCCGACCAGGTCTTCAACACGATCCACTCGAACGACTTCTCGTTCTTCGATGAGGTCGCCGAACTCGTCGCCGAAGAACCAGCCGCCGCGCTCGACCCGGAGCGCGCGGGCACGCTGGCCGCCCTCGGCATCGCACACGGAGTGCCCTTCGCACCCGATGAGCATCGGCGCGGGATCCTCGACGACGCCGCCCGCATCGGTGCCGGAATGGCGCGTGCCAACCTCTACCGGCCGCGCAACCCGGAGTCGTACCGCTGGGATGGGTCGTCGTGGAAGGAGGGGTTCGTCGGCGGCAGCTACGAGTTCTTGAACGACGGTGCGCGCAATCTCGATGCCCGTACGCTCTTCCACTATGCGGCGACGGTGATCACGCCGGCGATGGCGCACGCACAGGTCGGCGCCGGCTCGGCCTACATCTACACCGCTCAAGACGCAGATGGCGCCCTGCTGGATGGAGCTGCCACGTACTCGCTGACGATCCCGCCGAACCCGCCGGCGAAGAACTTCTGGGCGTTCGACCTGTACGACACCCAGACCCGTTCGCTACTGCAGTCAACGCTCTACCCGGCACTGTCCAGCCTCGGCGAGGGTCTCCAGGCCGAGGCCGACGGTTCGTACGTGCTGTGGTTCGCGCCGACCGCCCCGGAAGACAAGGAATCCAACTGGATCCCGACGCTGCCCGGCAAATCGTGGTGGCCCCTGCTGCGCCTCTACGGCCCGCTCGAGTCATGGTTCGACAACACCTGGCGCCTGCCCGAGATCGTCCGCGTGAGCGAGTGA
- a CDS encoding glycoside hydrolase family 3 protein, with amino-acid sequence MTTPSGSPHRRRYGTRAAGPGSPRTPSTGRQTKSPPAEPHRTAPIPRRRTELTTDTTVVRFPYEDSSLPIENRIEDLLSRLDDADKAGLLFHTMVSVQELTEPNAMFGLPSVASLIHDRRMNHFNLLGSAPSGREFAEWQNAAQRLARELPLRIPITFSTDPRHSFTDNPGASMLAGPFSQWPESLGLAAIGSARRVERFADVARQEYLAVGLRVALHPQIDLATEPRWSRINATFGEDADLASRLVAGYIRGFQGDHLGAESVSTMAKHFPGGGPQKDGEDPHFEYGREQVYPGDNFEYHLEPFAAAIAAGVSQMMPYYGMPVGTEYDEVGFGFNRSVLQGLLRDRFGFDGIVCTDWGLITDSPLMPAKAWGVEHLTPAERMLKILDAGADQFGGELCTDLLLELVDAGTLTRDRLDVSVRRLLREKFRLGLFDDPFVDADRAQSVVGNADFVAEGLAAQSDSLTLLTNRDQTLPLGRGIRVYAEGVDARHLREYATIVATPDEADVAILRVKAPYEPRTNGFEAYFHTGSLEFPSQELERLTSIASAVPTVIDIYLERPTVLGGMEHTAAAVIGSYGASDAALLRVLFGDRSPLGSLPFDLPQSMDAVIASRTDVPFDTAEPTFRFGHGLRYDA; translated from the coding sequence ATGACTACGCCGAGCGGATCGCCGCACAGGCGACGATATGGGACGCGCGCGGCTGGACCTGGTTCGCCGCGAACACCGTCGACTGGGCGGCAGACGAAGTCACCGCCCGCTGAACCGCACCGGACTGCGCCGATCCCGAGACGGAGAACTGAATTGACCACTGACACCACCGTCGTGCGCTTCCCGTACGAAGACTCGTCCTTGCCCATCGAGAATCGCATCGAAGACCTCCTCTCCCGCCTGGACGATGCCGACAAGGCCGGTCTCCTCTTCCACACGATGGTGTCCGTGCAGGAGCTCACCGAGCCGAATGCCATGTTCGGCCTGCCTTCCGTGGCGAGCCTGATCCACGACCGGCGGATGAACCACTTCAACCTCCTCGGGTCGGCACCGAGCGGGCGCGAGTTCGCGGAGTGGCAGAACGCTGCGCAGCGACTCGCCCGCGAACTGCCGCTCCGCATCCCGATCACGTTCTCGACGGATCCACGCCATTCGTTCACCGACAACCCCGGCGCATCGATGCTCGCCGGCCCGTTCTCGCAGTGGCCGGAATCGCTCGGCCTCGCGGCGATCGGATCAGCCCGCCGCGTCGAGCGGTTCGCCGACGTCGCGCGGCAGGAGTACTTGGCCGTCGGGCTGCGCGTGGCGCTGCATCCCCAGATCGATCTGGCCACCGAGCCGCGCTGGTCACGCATCAACGCGACCTTCGGGGAAGACGCCGATCTGGCCTCGCGGCTCGTCGCGGGATACATCCGCGGATTTCAGGGCGACCATCTCGGCGCCGAATCGGTCTCGACCATGGCCAAGCACTTCCCCGGCGGCGGGCCGCAGAAAGACGGCGAGGACCCCCACTTCGAGTACGGCCGCGAGCAGGTCTACCCCGGCGACAACTTCGAGTACCACCTCGAGCCGTTCGCGGCCGCCATCGCCGCCGGCGTCTCGCAGATGATGCCGTACTACGGGATGCCGGTGGGAACCGAGTACGACGAGGTCGGGTTCGGATTCAATCGCTCGGTGCTGCAAGGACTGTTGCGAGATCGCTTCGGGTTCGACGGCATCGTCTGCACCGACTGGGGGCTGATCACCGATTCTCCCCTGATGCCGGCGAAGGCCTGGGGTGTCGAGCACCTCACGCCCGCCGAACGGATGCTGAAGATCCTCGACGCCGGCGCCGACCAGTTCGGCGGCGAACTGTGCACCGACCTCCTGCTCGAACTGGTCGACGCCGGCACGCTCACCCGCGATCGCCTCGACGTCTCCGTGCGCCGTCTGCTTCGCGAGAAGTTCAGGCTCGGCCTGTTCGACGACCCCTTCGTCGACGCAGACCGTGCGCAGTCGGTCGTGGGCAACGCCGACTTCGTTGCCGAGGGTCTCGCCGCGCAGAGCGACTCGCTCACACTTCTCACCAACAGGGATCAGACGCTCCCCCTCGGCCGGGGCATCCGCGTCTACGCCGAAGGTGTGGATGCCCGGCATCTTCGCGAGTACGCGACCATCGTCGCAACCCCTGACGAAGCGGATGTCGCGATCCTGCGGGTCAAGGCACCCTACGAACCCCGGACGAACGGGTTCGAAGCGTACTTCCATACCGGGTCTCTCGAGTTCCCATCGCAGGAGCTCGAACGCCTGACGAGTATCGCCTCCGCCGTGCCCACGGTCATCGACATCTACCTCGAACGGCCGACGGTACTCGGAGGGATGGAGCACACCGCAGCTGCCGTGATCGGGAGCTATGGGGCATCCGACGCTGCACTCCTCCGCGTGCTGTTCGGTGACCGCAGTCCGCTCGGATCACTCCCGTTCGATCTGCCACAGTCGATGGACGCCGTGATCGCCAGCCGCACGGACGTGCCGTTCGACACCGCCGAACCCACCTTCCGGTTCGGGCACGGTCTGCGCTACGACGCGTAA
- a CDS encoding beta-N-acetylhexosaminidase, whose amino-acid sequence MTLSLVPAPARILAHEGSLEIGDGTHVVVESNELTATARRFIDDVRIDTGIALELASPSDSGTPVVLALDTAELDSVAAAGGVRADGRSVADAADERHGISITPEGVRVWGATAEGVHRGLTSLRQLIAAVSRDRLAALPAAEILDGPRFAWRGLSFDVARTFHGPETVRRVIDMCSLHKLNVLHLHLTDDQGWRIEVPTRPALTAIGGAGALGDRPGGYYTLAEMAELVEYAAARFVTLVPEIDMPGHTGAIFRAYPELAPADGRAGEVAPGLAIGTLDPERPETWAFVEDVLDAVIPQFPQSAYVHVGGDEAFGMADEAHAAFVERAVALVRARGRRALGWQETARAAIGADEIVQYWIDSRETSAMMDNEALKTMVPSELLPLIVETMAKAEHDVPRALATGAKLLISPTSRLYFDRPHAEDSADPAQEEMRARVGLPVYPPMSLRHGVEWDPVDDTPGVSSDDQIAGVEAAIWCETIANRDELEFMLLPRIGGLAEKSWARRTVTEWNDYAERIAAQATIWDARGWTWFAANTVDWAADEVTAR is encoded by the coding sequence ATGACTCTCTCGCTCGTCCCTGCACCCGCCCGCATCCTCGCGCATGAAGGATCGCTCGAGATCGGCGACGGCACGCACGTCGTCGTCGAGTCGAACGAATTGACAGCGACGGCGCGGCGCTTCATCGACGACGTGCGCATCGACACCGGCATCGCCCTCGAACTTGCGTCGCCCTCCGATTCGGGGACTCCCGTCGTGCTCGCGCTCGACACCGCCGAACTCGATTCCGTGGCTGCGGCCGGTGGCGTTCGCGCCGACGGCAGATCGGTAGCGGATGCCGCAGACGAGCGCCATGGCATCAGCATCACCCCTGAGGGGGTGCGTGTCTGGGGCGCCACCGCCGAGGGCGTGCACCGCGGCCTCACCTCGCTGCGCCAGCTCATCGCCGCCGTATCCCGGGACCGACTTGCGGCGCTGCCCGCTGCAGAGATCCTCGACGGCCCCCGGTTCGCGTGGCGCGGACTGTCGTTCGACGTCGCGCGCACCTTCCACGGGCCCGAGACGGTGCGACGCGTGATCGACATGTGCTCACTGCACAAGCTGAACGTGCTGCACCTGCACCTGACCGACGACCAGGGCTGGCGCATCGAGGTGCCGACCCGGCCGGCGCTGACCGCGATCGGCGGCGCCGGCGCGCTGGGCGACCGCCCCGGCGGCTACTACACGCTCGCCGAGATGGCCGAGCTCGTCGAATACGCAGCCGCGCGCTTCGTCACGCTCGTGCCCGAGATCGACATGCCCGGACACACCGGCGCGATCTTCCGCGCCTACCCCGAACTCGCACCCGCGGACGGGCGGGCGGGCGAGGTCGCCCCCGGACTTGCGATCGGCACCCTCGACCCGGAGCGCCCGGAGACGTGGGCCTTCGTCGAAGACGTGCTCGACGCCGTCATCCCCCAGTTCCCGCAGAGCGCGTACGTGCACGTCGGCGGCGACGAGGCGTTCGGCATGGCCGACGAGGCACACGCTGCGTTCGTCGAGCGGGCCGTCGCACTCGTCCGCGCCCGCGGGCGACGCGCACTCGGATGGCAGGAGACCGCACGCGCGGCGATCGGTGCAGACGAGATCGTGCAGTACTGGATCGACTCGCGCGAAACGTCGGCGATGATGGACAACGAGGCGCTCAAGACGATGGTCCCGTCAGAGCTCTTGCCGCTCATCGTCGAAACGATGGCCAAGGCCGAGCACGACGTGCCCCGTGCCCTCGCGACGGGCGCCAAGCTCCTCATCTCACCGACGAGTCGGCTGTACTTCGATCGACCCCACGCCGAGGACTCCGCCGACCCCGCGCAGGAAGAGATGCGCGCCCGGGTCGGACTGCCGGTCTACCCGCCGATGTCGCTCCGGCACGGCGTCGAGTGGGATCCGGTCGACGACACCCCTGGCGTTTCATCCGACGACCAGATCGCGGGCGTGGAGGCGGCCATCTGGTGCGAGACCATCGCCAACCGCGACGAACTCGAGTTCATGCTCCTGCCACGCATCGGCGGCCTCGCTGAGAAGAGCTGGGCACGGCGCACTGTCACCGAGTGGAATGACTACGCCGAGCGGATCGCCGCACAGGCGACGATATGGGACGCGCGCGGCTGGACCTGGTTCGCCGCGAACACCGTCGACTGGGCGGCAGACGAAGTCACCGCCCGCTGA
- a CDS encoding MFS transporter, whose translation MTNSSPDTVTITASNPAVKVRLSPRVKHLFGFIVPVNLAIYIVVDAVPGILLPLQIQGIDEANKAANLALVTGIGAFAAMIVSPIAGLVSDRTRSRFGRRTPWILGGALATGLTLFAMGFANGVVQLVIAWTIMQITLNLMISPLTALLPDRVPSAVRGAFSTLVGIGMMVGILGGQILGASLASDIQTAYLILPGLMIVMIVLFVVFCPDTDSRSRVNEKFSFIVFLKTFWVNPRRHPDFFWGFMSRLTLYTGYFIITGYQLYLLQDYIGLGDDAITLVPLLGLVHLVVIVMAMAFAGPLSDKIGRRKPIVIGAALLMGISMLAPVILHTVTGMFVFTAICSLGFGAYMSVDAALMSEVLPSEGTFAKDLGVLNIAATLPQTIGPFLGGAIVVGFGYLGLFPVAIALAIVGALCIAPIKSVR comes from the coding sequence ATGACGAACTCGTCCCCCGACACCGTGACGATCACGGCGTCGAATCCGGCGGTGAAGGTGCGACTCTCGCCGCGCGTGAAGCACCTGTTCGGCTTCATCGTTCCGGTCAACCTCGCGATCTACATCGTGGTCGACGCGGTGCCCGGCATCCTCCTCCCGCTCCAGATCCAAGGCATCGACGAGGCGAACAAGGCCGCGAACCTCGCGCTCGTCACCGGCATCGGAGCCTTCGCGGCGATGATCGTGAGTCCGATCGCGGGTCTGGTCTCAGACCGCACGCGGAGCAGGTTCGGTCGGCGCACCCCCTGGATCCTCGGCGGAGCGCTCGCGACCGGACTCACGCTCTTCGCGATGGGCTTCGCCAACGGCGTCGTGCAACTGGTCATCGCCTGGACGATCATGCAGATCACGCTCAACCTGATGATCAGCCCGCTGACGGCGCTGCTGCCCGATCGGGTGCCGTCGGCCGTGCGCGGTGCGTTCTCGACGCTCGTCGGCATCGGCATGATGGTCGGCATTCTCGGTGGTCAGATCCTGGGCGCGAGCCTGGCATCCGACATCCAGACCGCATACCTGATCCTGCCCGGCCTGATGATCGTCATGATCGTGCTGTTCGTGGTGTTCTGCCCCGACACCGACTCACGAAGCCGGGTGAACGAGAAGTTCTCGTTCATCGTCTTTCTGAAGACGTTCTGGGTGAACCCCCGCCGACACCCCGACTTCTTCTGGGGCTTCATGAGCCGACTGACGCTGTACACCGGGTACTTCATCATCACCGGCTACCAGCTCTACCTGCTGCAGGACTACATCGGACTCGGAGACGATGCCATCACCCTCGTCCCCCTCCTCGGTCTGGTGCATCTCGTCGTCATCGTCATGGCGATGGCCTTCGCCGGCCCCCTCTCCGACAAGATCGGTCGCCGCAAGCCCATCGTCATCGGTGCGGCGCTGCTGATGGGCATCTCGATGCTCGCCCCCGTGATTCTGCACACCGTCACCGGCATGTTCGTGTTCACGGCGATCTGCAGCCTCGGCTTCGGCGCCTACATGTCGGTCGACGCCGCACTGATGAGCGAGGTCCTCCCCTCCGAGGGAACCTTCGCGAAGGATCTCGGCGTGCTCAACATCGCCGCCACCTTGCCGCAGACGATCGGCCCGTTCCTCGGCGGCGCCATCGTGGTCGGCTTCGGGTACCTCGGACTGTTCCCGGTCGCGATCGCGCTCGCGATCGTCGGCGCACTCTGCATCGCTCCCATCAAGTCCGTTCGATAG
- a CDS encoding MFS transporter: MALSFRQKALLSTPLPATWMSTVIIHNVYVKFYTDVIGLDPQYVGWVYLAFNIWNVINDPVFGVMLDKMRYRPGRGKFLRVMRTTVPFMLIGLVAMAWTDPSWSQSTMMLVFLFELFLFDVASTFYLISATGYIYLAAPTREDRIDVEVGKTWIGNITSAFATVVATQLLVGDSITERTTIAAMLMGVVLLNAALYLIPILKLKDPPELYENGDAGEQHVTWSQLTADAASILRMRAFWAWFAYSATALAPMGMYFTAFLYFMDHVIRSSGTEATITDIGSMAVVLLLLPLFARMIKRIGSRTSIFVGMVPYVLGLAALFFATEWWHALLCYLVLMSGRQIMMTAGSPLEAALIDENERTTGTRKTGSFASLRALLSAPLIGIQTALFMWIISAFGYDQLAEVQSETAQLGIRIATAGVPIVFALLGAIAMAFLPYSKTVEAGLSEFSRDRRGSGTAFATHDPRGAELAAALGDAPVSRDG; this comes from the coding sequence GTGGCGCTGAGTTTCCGGCAGAAGGCGCTCCTCTCCACGCCGTTGCCGGCCACGTGGATGTCGACGGTCATCATCCACAACGTGTACGTGAAGTTCTACACGGACGTGATCGGACTCGATCCGCAGTATGTCGGATGGGTGTACCTCGCCTTCAACATCTGGAACGTGATCAACGATCCCGTGTTCGGGGTGATGCTCGACAAGATGCGCTACCGGCCGGGGCGGGGCAAGTTCCTGCGGGTCATGCGCACGACCGTTCCGTTCATGCTCATCGGGCTCGTCGCGATGGCCTGGACGGACCCGTCGTGGTCGCAGAGCACGATGATGCTGGTCTTCCTGTTCGAGCTGTTCCTGTTCGATGTCGCGTCGACCTTCTACCTCATCTCCGCCACCGGCTACATCTACCTCGCGGCACCGACGCGCGAGGATCGCATCGACGTCGAGGTCGGCAAGACGTGGATCGGCAACATCACCTCCGCCTTCGCGACCGTGGTCGCCACGCAACTACTCGTGGGCGATTCGATCACCGAGCGCACCACGATCGCCGCGATGCTCATGGGCGTCGTGCTGCTGAACGCCGCGCTCTACCTCATCCCCATCCTCAAACTCAAGGATCCTCCCGAGCTCTACGAGAACGGCGACGCAGGCGAACAGCACGTCACCTGGAGCCAACTCACAGCGGATGCCGCATCGATCCTCCGGATGCGGGCGTTCTGGGCCTGGTTCGCCTACAGTGCCACCGCGCTCGCACCGATGGGCATGTACTTCACGGCGTTCCTCTACTTCATGGATCACGTGATCCGCAGCTCCGGCACCGAGGCCACGATCACCGACATCGGTTCGATGGCCGTCGTGCTCCTGCTCCTGCCGCTGTTCGCCCGCATGATCAAGCGCATCGGCAGCCGAACCAGCATCTTCGTCGGGATGGTTCCGTACGTGCTCGGACTCGCCGCGCTGTTCTTCGCGACCGAATGGTGGCATGCGTTGCTGTGCTACCTCGTGCTCATGAGCGGACGCCAGATCATGATGACCGCGGGCAGCCCCCTCGAGGCAGCGCTCATCGACGAGAACGAACGCACCACCGGCACCCGCAAGACGGGGTCGTTCGCGTCGTTGCGTGCGCTCCTGTCTGCTCCGCTCATCGGAATCCAGACGGCGCTGTTCATGTGGATCATCTCCGCATTCGGTTACGACCAGCTCGCCGAGGTCCAATCTGAGACCGCTCAACTCGGCATACGCATCGCGACCGCGGGGGTGCCGATCGTGTTCGCGCTGCTGGGTGCGATCGCGATGGCATTCCTGCCGTACAGCAAGACCGTCGAAGCCGGGTTGAGCGAGTTCTCGCGCGATCGGCGCGGCTCAGGGACGGCGTTCGCCACGCACGACCCTCGGGGCGCGGAGCTCGCCGCAGCGCTGGGCGACGCGCCGGTCTCGCGCGACGGTTGA
- a CDS encoding ornithine cyclodeaminase family protein: MVAPASLPYIDGDAARAALPLRDAIDAVARVLAVVDADAQPARTSTALSRGQFLLMPGELGEFAGCKVLTVAEPGLAQAPERIQGMMLLFDARSLAPVAVLDGAALTALRTPAVSAAIADLVTPADASTVAVFGTGPQARAHIEAIRAIRPVARTFVVGRTADRTAAAAAKWSDHRLAVIPARPDIVAECDIVVCATTAAAPVLTSGSIGPRTTVVAVGSHEPHRRELPGELLGRSQVLVEGRRVALSEAGDVIMAIAEGELDDSDLVTFRDIATGSAEIAFDKPRVVKTCGMVWQDVVIAAAVAARRGIRLQEGDLG, from the coding sequence GTGGTCGCTCCTGCTTCGCTTCCGTACATCGACGGCGACGCCGCCCGCGCTGCGCTCCCCCTCCGTGACGCGATCGACGCCGTCGCCCGGGTCCTCGCGGTCGTCGATGCCGATGCACAGCCCGCTCGCACCTCCACAGCGCTGAGCCGCGGCCAGTTCCTCCTCATGCCGGGCGAGCTCGGCGAGTTCGCCGGATGCAAGGTACTCACGGTCGCCGAGCCCGGACTCGCACAGGCGCCCGAACGGATCCAGGGGATGATGCTGCTGTTCGATGCGCGCTCGCTCGCTCCCGTCGCCGTGCTCGACGGCGCCGCCCTCACCGCTCTGCGCACGCCCGCCGTCTCCGCCGCGATTGCGGACCTCGTCACCCCCGCGGACGCGTCGACGGTCGCCGTGTTCGGCACCGGCCCGCAGGCGCGGGCCCACATCGAGGCGATCCGTGCGATCCGCCCCGTGGCACGCACGTTCGTGGTCGGGCGCACCGCCGACCGGACTGCCGCTGCCGCCGCGAAGTGGAGCGACCACCGTCTCGCAGTGATCCCGGCCAGACCGGATATCGTCGCCGAGTGCGACATCGTCGTCTGCGCAACGACGGCCGCGGCACCGGTGCTCACCTCTGGAAGCATCGGGCCGCGCACCACCGTCGTGGCCGTCGGATCGCACGAGCCGCATCGCCGCGAGTTGCCCGGGGAGTTGCTCGGCCGGAGCCAAGTGCTGGTGGAGGGTCGCAGAGTGGCGCTGTCAGAAGCCGGCGACGTGATCATGGCGATCGCTGAGGGTGAACTCGACGACTCGGACCTCGTCACGTTCCGCGACATCGCGACAGGGTCGGCCGAAATCGCATTCGACAAACCCCGCGTGGTCAAGACGTGCGGCATGGTCTGGCAGGACGTGGTCATCGCCGCCGCTGTCGCCGCACGACGCGGCATCCGACTGCAAGAAGGAGATCTCGGCTGA
- a CDS encoding glycoside hydrolase family 5 protein: MTHDQTLSRTAPAASSDEALLRPDVSGHGTILRTDGSRLRDSLGRHRVFHGINLISKGNHLPTGSYLDRGFGGDWTPEDIADLAARGFTLVRFGVIWAAVEPEPGHYDEAYLDWVAGQLDVIHDAGMLAVLDSHQDLYSQAFSDGAPVWATLTSQDFAATELWSDAYLASPAVHEALDQFWSNAAGPGGVGLQDRFAAMWAHVARRFRDHRAVVGYDLLNEPTPGSIAPQIFASLIGAFAHATGQDPEQVFADFADPEAKFAQLARLEDETVHREVGDAVHPLVAAFESDAVAPFMERVRASVRAEDPHGLILREHNYFANLGVPSGQPALDDANWAYSPHGYDLTVDTAAIALSSNTRAATIFSRHAETAERLGVPVIVGEWGALDLGDGVESHAEALQDVFDARGWSWTYWCWQKGFAASEAAAALTRPRPLAFAGDGLHWRVVDGTLHAGWRGAETGAPSVFFAPDGAVSVLRDGEPMPFTRDGVWVSVAAGLGDFELTVG, encoded by the coding sequence ATGACGCACGACCAGACCCTCAGTCGCACCGCACCCGCTGCGAGCAGTGACGAAGCTCTTCTCCGGCCCGACGTGAGCGGCCACGGCACGATTCTGCGTACGGATGGGTCTCGCCTGCGCGACTCTCTCGGTCGTCATCGGGTATTCCACGGCATCAACCTCATCTCGAAGGGCAACCATCTGCCGACCGGCAGCTACCTCGATCGAGGGTTCGGTGGCGACTGGACCCCGGAGGATATTGCAGACCTCGCCGCCCGTGGGTTCACGCTCGTGCGGTTCGGGGTCATCTGGGCGGCTGTCGAGCCCGAGCCCGGCCACTACGACGAGGCGTACCTCGATTGGGTCGCGGGTCAGTTGGATGTGATCCACGATGCGGGCATGCTCGCAGTGCTCGACTCGCACCAAGACCTGTACTCGCAGGCGTTCAGCGACGGTGCGCCGGTCTGGGCGACGCTCACCTCGCAGGATTTCGCTGCCACGGAACTGTGGAGCGATGCGTATCTCGCGAGTCCTGCGGTGCACGAGGCACTCGACCAGTTCTGGTCGAACGCCGCGGGGCCTGGGGGCGTCGGACTGCAGGATCGTTTCGCCGCCATGTGGGCGCACGTCGCCCGGCGGTTCCGCGATCACCGCGCCGTCGTCGGATACGACCTTCTGAACGAGCCGACACCCGGCAGCATCGCACCTCAGATCTTCGCCTCGCTCATCGGTGCGTTCGCACACGCGACCGGCCAGGATCCTGAGCAGGTGTTCGCCGACTTCGCGGATCCGGAGGCGAAGTTCGCGCAGCTGGCTCGTCTCGAAGACGAGACGGTGCACCGAGAGGTCGGCGACGCGGTTCATCCCCTCGTGGCTGCCTTCGAATCCGACGCGGTCGCCCCATTCATGGAGCGCGTGCGCGCCTCGGTCCGGGCGGAAGACCCGCACGGCCTCATCCTGCGCGAGCACAACTACTTCGCAAACCTCGGAGTGCCTTCCGGACAGCCCGCGCTCGATGACGCGAACTGGGCCTACTCACCGCACGGGTACGACCTGACCGTCGACACCGCGGCAATCGCGTTGTCGAGCAACACCCGCGCGGCGACGATCTTCTCCCGCCACGCCGAGACCGCCGAGCGCCTCGGCGTGCCGGTGATCGTCGGCGAATGGGGTGCCCTCGACCTCGGCGACGGGGTCGAAAGTCATGCCGAGGCTCTGCAGGACGTGTTCGATGCTCGCGGGTGGTCGTGGACCTACTGGTGCTGGCAGAAGGGCTTCGCCGCGTCCGAGGCGGCGGCAGCCCTGACCCGCCCCCGCCCGCTCGCCTTCGCCGGAGACGGCCTGCACTGGCGCGTCGTCGACGGCACGCTGCACGCCGGGTGGCGTGGAGCGGAAACGGGGGCACCCTCCGTCTTCTTCGCTCCCGACGGAGCGGTGAGTGTGCTCCGCGACGGCGAGCCGATGCCGTTCACGCGCGATGGCGTGTGGGTGTCGGTCGCAGCAGGTCTGGGTGATTTCGAGCTGACAGTCGGTTGA
- a CDS encoding TetR/AcrR family transcriptional regulator, whose product MARRLTPEARRAEIIDATQAAIASDGYRGLSLREIARRCGMSAPGLMHYFPDIPTLLEAVLDHRDEVDLAEILDDGGFDVPLLEMLDAARGFYAAHPDEARSFDALEAEALDPGHPAHEYFARRSERTFDLMVPQIEREFEDGDEVARILRLLLDGVRLKRLRDPEVNWTDTDDDWRVMRKLLDGFPRRGIESDGD is encoded by the coding sequence ATGGCACGCCGTTTGACTCCCGAGGCTCGACGAGCCGAGATCATCGACGCCACCCAGGCGGCCATCGCGAGCGACGGTTACCGCGGGCTCAGCCTGCGCGAGATCGCCCGACGCTGCGGCATGTCCGCGCCGGGGCTGATGCACTACTTCCCCGACATACCGACATTGCTCGAGGCGGTGCTCGATCATCGCGACGAAGTCGACCTCGCCGAGATCCTCGATGACGGAGGTTTCGACGTGCCGCTCCTCGAGATGCTCGATGCGGCGCGCGGATTCTATGCGGCGCATCCCGACGAGGCGCGGAGCTTCGACGCCCTCGAGGCGGAGGCGCTCGACCCGGGGCACCCCGCACATGAGTACTTCGCGCGACGCAGCGAGCGCACGTTCGATCTCATGGTGCCGCAGATCGAGCGCGAGTTCGAAGACGGTGACGAGGTCGCGCGGATCCTTCGGCTGCTCCTCGACGGAGTCCGGCTGAAACGACTTCGCGACCCAGAGGTGAACTGGACGGACACCGACGACGACTGGCGAGTCATGCGGAAGCTGCTCGACGGCTTTCCCCGGCGCGGCATCGAATCTGACGGCGACTGA